aaaataaatcatgagaaaatcgtatcgtgaacccagtatcgtgaattgaattgaatcgggagttgagtgaatcgttacatccctaccacgAGGTGATATCTTGCATGGGGCTCCACTCCGATTGAGATTGTCcgtcatgtttagctttttccattttctaatgattgctccaacagtggaccttttttcaccagctgctttgcaatttctccgtagccctttccagccttgtggagttgtacaattttgtctctggtgtctttggacagctctttgctcttagccatgctgactgtttgggtcttactgattgtatggggtggacaggtgtctttatgcagctaaccacctcacacaggtgcatctgattcaggataatacagtggagtggaggaggacttttaaaggcggactaacaggtctttgagggtcagaattctagctgatagacaggtgttcaaatacttattttcagctgtatcacacgaatacattgttaaaaaatcatagattgtgatttctggatttttctttttaggttatctctcatacagtggacatgcaccttccatgaaaattccagacccctccatgatttctaagtgggagaacttgcaaaatagcagggtgttcaaatacttatttccTTCACTGTATgctgatgttttctctgtgacgTAATTGGGTTTCCTCTAACTATTATAGCATAACATAACGtacctgtttgttttttcagaggCAAACTCTTAAAATAAGGTCAGTCAGATAAAGCCACATGCCTAATGtaatttgtgcacattttaaaaacaacttcagctgaccaaagtgctgtacagtttattattattaacaatcaattatttattattactgacaataCCAGTTACCACTAACACACGTACATGCGCTCACACACGATGTAATGATGGCCTTCTGAGGTTTGTCCCTTTAAGGGAACCATGGTAATGTAAGGTCAGAGTTGAGTCATCCTGCCTACTTCCTGATCCGTACTGAGTGCATGGACAGAGTTTATTGCTACTTGTCTGTTACCGTCCCGTCTGAAACAATATAAGCAGTGATTGATCTTCCCCTGTTTACAGTAAACGTGCAGTGTGACGGTAACCAGTTGTTTTAAGTTCTCTTTAAAACTTTATCGATCCGCGGACGCCTCTGGATCTCTACAGCACGCACACGCATTGGTGGTTGAAGCATAGACATGTGTTTTATGTTTAGGCAAATATAGCGAAGCAAAAATTCAATGCTTTACCTCCTGAAAGTgaaatagatatactgtatgaccTGCATGTTCTGAGACAATATTACACGTTTCCCTCCATGAAACAACAGGCTGAATGTTTAGCATGTGTAGCAAACAGACTGAGCTACGTCACAGAATAATTCACTGAATTAAACCCATCAAACTTAATTTCAAAAGTTTAATAGCCAGAAAAGTCATCTGATGAGGAGAAGACCATGTAACAGAGATGaggacatttttaaacatctccTGCTCCtatcttttctttttgcattttgaaGATTTCCAAAGAACATGAAGCGTTTGATCAGAGGTATAAAAGCCACTTTGGCCACTAGATTCTTCTGAAAATTAAAATCCTTCTCTGTTCAAAAGTAGAAATACTAAGACAAAGTTGTTAAGGAAAAGGTATAAGGTCTGCTGTCAGAGAGAATTAAAGGAAATACAAAGTCTTCTTCACACTGATGACAAACCCCAACAGATTGGTTTGGATCCACTACACACAATGTTGGTATGGAAAAGAGGAGCACAGTTGTTTTTAAGCTTATTCTGGTCAAAGCAATGtgacaaagtgacatttctccTGTTGAAATACAGACAGTGTTGAATCAAACCAGAGCTCAGCTGATGAAGAACTAACGTCAGataaaggacagaaaaaaaaccagaGATGAGACGTCATCACTGAGGGAACTAAAGGAGTGGTTATTACTATTTATTAAACACTCACTGTGACATTTATCTGTGTATAAAGTGGACAGAAGCAGCAGACCACCTTTAAATGTAGCATGCTCAACAAAGCAGAACATTTGAAAGGCAACAGTGAGCTGAACAGTCGTCTTTAGGGTAAACGCTAAACCTTTACCCTCAGGATTGAACAGGAAGTGAACCATACAAAGAACTTCAACAAGAATGTACAAGTTTACTGTagtttaaaagtgacagttAAAAACTGTTCCAATGTGAACCGTTGGGAATGTAATGAACTGGAGAACTATCCAGGGTGTGCCTTGCCATGAGCAGCTAACACAGACAGAAACgccctctgacctttgaccttaaAGGTGAAGAAGAGGATGCTTAAATAATCACCAGAAACGGAGTTCAAAAGTCGTCTGTTTGCTGAATAAACATTTGTTGGTTTGATATTTTACCTTACACTGCCACAACGTTGGTATTTTCATTTGaatgttcatatttttaaataaacactcATGATTGTTTTAGTATTTGTTGTAACAATTTGAAATGTTACCAGTTCAAACAAAGTCTTAATTGACAACAACAAtattagtagtaataataatgttgaGAATGTTGTTGCAACAATATTCATGTTGTCTATTTAATAAATTGtgcaaacacaagaaacaagTATTCAATAATTACTGTAACGTTGTCatttcttaaactttttttccttcaaactttttgtttttcataattcatTCCCACATTAACTCTGTCCTGACATCAAAATATTGTTACAATTTCATGAAGGGCTGGAAATGAAATTGCATTTACATTAAATTCTAATGAACTACAATTAGCTGATTTCTACTTTAAGCAAGTCTTTACATAAGTATGTTATGAACGTCTAAAGACATATCTTATCTTTAAAACGCTCTCAAGAAaaaattattcaatttaaattttaggggtttttttaaagaagttaaATGGGGAACCCTGAATATTATCCAGGTGGTCATAACATTATGGATATACTGTACAATAAATGTAGCTAAAAAGCTAAGCTAATCCACTTTTACCATTAAAGTGCTTATGCGTTTTACGTAATACAATCACAATCTATACACATACTTTAACTTCAAAGAATGTTTTGTTATGAACCTACATTTCGTTTAGCGATGTTATTATTAGCTTGCTAGCGTGCGTCGGATAGCCCGATGCTACATGCTAACGCTCGCACACGCGCTCAACAAAGTGCTGGGCACATCTGCACAACTTCTAATGCTCATAAACAGCACTCGAACACATATAAACGTGAAGCGAACTCGCGTATTTTAAGGGTAAATGCATGTTTTTCAGAGCTTACCGTTAGTCTTCTAAATGCGCGTTCGCTCCAAGTGAAAGCTCAAGTATCGCGAGACTTCGTTCCTGGTCTCTCGttaatttttcttcttcttctatggtGTTTACTATCCGCTTGCACTCTTACGGTTGCACGAGCGCCACCTTCTGGACTTCAGCTTCAGCACAATGGCCAGTTTTCATATTCTCCTGGGCAGCCCAGTCctttgtcaaataaataaataaataaataaataaataaataaataaataaataaataaataaataaataaataaataaataaataaactttagaAGAAGTCTTTATTCTATAACATTGCTTCAGGGTTGTGGAATCCTCAGTTTGTGGAGTGAAAACGACTGCTTAACACAATAAACTGTATCTATAGTTCAGTTTTACAATACAGTCATGTACTGCAAAATTAATACTataatataatgtctatggttaAAACTATGAGCACACAGCATGAGATGGTCTTTGTTGGCACAGAGTAAAGTAAAGTAGAGTACAGTAAGTGCAATACAGTAATAAaggcaatatatatatagaaatataaatacaaaatataaatagaaaaataatattaaaagtataaagaatatatatatgaattcttATCCTATAAGAAGATATGTGCATATTTACAGGCAGGGACTATATAAATgcatacaaaaagacaaatgaatagatagataaataatatacatgtaaatatatatgaTATTCTGGGGATTTTACACAGAACCTTTTAGGACTTAATTGTATTATTAGGTTGTGCACTCGTTCTTTTTAACAGTAATCATACCAAAAATCATAGACATAGTATAGGTATTTTCCGGATACTGTGGATGCAACAAAGGCTGTAGCAACGAAAataaatctataataaatgaatgttattataataaatatcaaataatcaTGTAAACATTTAACTCGTTCAGAATTTTCACTAACTTGCTTTGCTTTTGTTGACTTTTACGTTTTTACCATAGTGATCGTATGACGGGAATCCGCCCAACGTGGCAACCCACGGCAGGTGCGGCTGGTGGTGACGTCATAGATGTAAACAAACACTGGCAGCCATTACAGTAGCAGCTTCTCCGTGCGACATTTGCTCCTTTTTAGCCTCAAAACCAGGTTTGTCTTCGTGTTTCTCACATTTAAACACTTTCACACGCGTTGTGACACCGCTGCACTGACACTAAGTGTCCGTGTGTCCGTGTTGTGTTGCAATATGGCTGTTTTTTTACCGAGTTTGCTGTGTAATTGtcaactgttgttgttttagtgtCGGCGCCATCACGGTGTTACACACAAAGCTGTGCCAGGTTTATTGTGTCAGTATTTTATGGTAAAAAACTGTCAATAAAAAGACAATTTACCTTTAAAACTGTGACATTGGTGTTCAAAGGTACTGTAGGTTTTAAACCTGGGGGTGAGGTCGTTTATTGGGACACAAAAGTAGGTCACGGAGCCATTTACTGTCTCACATTTATTAGTTGTGtgagaataaattaaatatattataaagctgctgaaaaatgttgtttaaaatGTACAGGATTATGAGTTTTGTCTTTCACAGACTTTTTATCCCATAATATGTCTTGACTTTTTATCTTGTAATTCtgacttgttttatttatttattattactgcttttatgactttttaacTTCTAATTATGGCCTTTTTTATCTTGAAATAATCACatttctatttatatattagtcgttttatctcatttttatgatttaaaatcaAATCTAATAATCATGGTTTTTCCatctcatatttttttattttatcttctatttctgactttttaaaataatgtaatcatcacttttgtatttttgtctaaTAATTCTGATATTCTTACCTCTCACAGTAGGTGGGGGATTTTTCCCACTATTTTACACGTGATAAGGTTtcgtttatatgtttttaatgagtATAACCAACTGGTGGTGTTCCTGTGAGTTTAGCTTAAAATGCATTAACTTCTCTATAAACAGATCAGAAATAAGGGAGAATGTGGTGAATGAAGCTGATGGATCTCTTCCTTATGTCCTGGTAGATCCCATCCCGTAGTGGGGGACTGCAGCGATCTTTGGGGTGTGTCAGAGCGATGAGAGAGCCCACCTTCAGCAACATGCCCCCCAACACCAGCGTGAGCAGCGACGTGGTTCTGATCAACCAGATGAACATGGACGAGAACCCGTTCGCTGAGTTTATGTGGATGGAGAACGAGGAGGACTTTGACCGACaggtgattattattattattattattattattgttgtcattaaaacagtaattaatCAGCTCTCATTGGTTCAAACAGTGGATTTAAAAACACAGGAGcagatttttaataaaataatatggtTCATGAgggaaaactgaagaaaaaaatggatgaacttcctaaaacaaaaatgtatcgttttattgtttttttgttttaaacaaaattCAAATTGAATTCTGACACTGAACAAAACCTCTTGTTTGTTTTGGGGAAAATatcacttttttaaaataaaaaatctcatCACAAAATGtcgttttatatttatataaaataaaatgtttccactcgctcaaaaaatacaaatatatactaaTAATTATGAGTTTATTAAACTGTTATTTCATAATTCTGACTTACTATCTCCTAACTTTTTCACATttaatctcagaattctgacatttaaaataatcttttttatcTGGTTATTTctgcaggtggaggaggagcTGAGGGAGGAGGAGTTCATTGAGCGCTGTTTCCAGGAGatgctggaggaggaggagcagtggGAGTGGTTTATCCCGTCCAGAGACCTACCGGCTGTGACCGTGGGACAGATCCAGGAGCAGATGGTCCTGATGGggctggacctggacctggacctggacctggacctggaggtggaggtggtggtggtggtgagtCAGGTTAAATAGAAATACAACAtgtggtggctacatgctaagctaactcacaCGCGTCTGGACTTCTTTTCCAGCTCAGATGTTGTTCTTTAAAGAGACGCTGGAACTAGTTTATGACCTTTGTTCAGTTAGAAATATTAGAAATAATAGAAATGTTAGAGATAATTCAAATAATAGAAATATGAGAAACATTAGAAATATGCTAAATaatggaaaaacatttaaaaaatgaagtgtaattttgctcccaccccccaaaaaaagagaaaagtcagaaatattttaaatgttctaaatgagacagaaatataataataataataataataataatgatgataataataatgtgttgttgtgtttcagACCCACAGCAGTTTGAATCCGTACGCTAAGGAGTTCACTCcaggacaacagaaacacaccatGTGACCCTGCCAGGCTCCGCCCACCTCTACAGCTcgcactgtgacatcatcaacacgatgtcagccccccccccctccatgtGGTGCCAAAGTAACCCTTTGCTCTTAAAAGTTCACCTTCCTGTGTGCGTtagcgtgtgcgtgcgtgttagCGTTAGCGTGAACTCTGAATGTAAATGATCTGATTTTGTGTCTGAAGCACTTTCACTTTttcatgaacaaaaacaaacttttctttctttgttttggttCCAAAGTCACATTTACAGCTGGTGTGAACGTTTTGATCCAGTTTGACTCTGGTTTAACTTTGTGACGTAAGTTCAGTCTGTTGATCAATTGGTTCAATAGATCAATACAAAACTCACTTTAATCTGGttctaagtgttaaatctgcAGTTAGTCTGAGTCTAGAACCAGTTCTGGactggtttagtttagtttagcacTGATTAGAACCACTTTAATCCATTTACAACTGGTTTAAACTACATTATTAatctgataaataaaaaatattgatctttattgacttaataactggtaatattcagtgaagGCTTTTTAATTTAACGTAACGTTGGTTTGATCTACTCTAGAGTTTAATCTGATCCAGATTAACAGTTTAGAACTAGTTTAATACATTGAAGAGACAATCTGATCCAGTTTAAACTATTAACTAGTCTGATTTAATCTAAGTTTGATTAGGTTTTAGTTTAAAAGTTCAAATCTAATCTAGATTAATCAACCACTTCATAAAAACCAGTCTCATTCATTcaataaaccagtttaaaatgGTTTACTGAAAGCTACTTTAATCCAGATTAGAGTTCATACAACCACAACAATTCTTTAATCAAACCACTTTAATAAACTAGTTTTATCCAGTTCTGATCCACTTGTTCACTGTTGTGAGTTTGTTAAAGGTTTCCCAGAGTCCTTTGCGTCGCTGCCTCTGTTGTTGTGATGtcgattttttttctaaacgcACAGAAAGTTGaagtactgtaaaaaaaaaaaaaagctatataaagagaaaaaacatgtaaaaaaatctattttttcttaaaactacttgaaaataaatgtttatgaaaaaatgagtttgttttttggctCTGCActttattcattatatatatatatatatatatatatatatatatatatatatgtgtgtgtgtgtgtgtgtgagtttttcCATAAAGTGACTAATGTTATTGTTCTGTTTGTCCAGCAGGGGGCAACGTTCACTCACTAACTCCTTTACAAACACTTTTATTCTATTAATCTGTTATTCTGATGAAACATGA
The genomic region above belongs to Gouania willdenowi chromosome 10, fGouWil2.1, whole genome shotgun sequence and contains:
- the LOC114471172 gene encoding polyadenylate-binding protein-interacting protein 2-like, which encodes MREPTFSNMPPNTSVSSDVVLINQMNMDENPFAEFMWMENEEDFDRQVEEELREEEFIERCFQEMLEEEEQWEWFIPSRDLPAVTVGQIQEQMVLMGLDLDLDLDLDLEVEVVVVTHSSLNPYAKEFTPGQQKHTM